The following proteins are encoded in a genomic region of Burkholderia gladioli:
- a CDS encoding ureidoglycolate lyase → MKLLRYGPVGQEKPGLLDAGGRIRDLSAVIPDLAGEALSDAALARLRALDPASLPLVPGEPRIGACVGQIGKFVCIGLNYADHAAESGLPVPSEPVVFAKWTSAVCGPNDGIEIPRDSLKTDWEVELGVVIGRPCKNVDEADALDYVAGYCVINDVSEREWQIERGGQWDKGKGFDSFGPIGPWLVTRDEVPDPQQLSLWLEVDGHRYQDGSTRTMIFGVAEVIAYLSRCMSLQPGDVISTGTPPGVGMGVKPAPVYLKPGQTLRLGIDGLGEQRQLTRAAD, encoded by the coding sequence ATGAAACTGCTGCGTTACGGCCCGGTGGGCCAGGAAAAGCCCGGCCTGCTCGATGCCGGGGGTCGGATTCGCGACCTGTCGGCGGTGATCCCCGACCTGGCCGGCGAGGCGCTCTCGGATGCCGCGCTGGCGCGCCTGCGCGCGCTCGATCCGGCCTCGCTGCCGCTGGTGCCGGGCGAGCCGCGCATCGGCGCCTGCGTCGGGCAGATCGGCAAGTTCGTCTGCATCGGCCTGAACTACGCCGATCACGCCGCCGAATCGGGGCTGCCGGTGCCGAGCGAGCCGGTGGTGTTCGCCAAGTGGACCAGCGCCGTGTGCGGCCCGAACGACGGCATCGAGATCCCGCGCGACTCGCTCAAGACCGACTGGGAGGTCGAGCTGGGCGTGGTGATCGGGCGGCCCTGCAAGAATGTCGACGAAGCCGATGCGCTCGACTACGTGGCCGGCTACTGCGTGATCAACGACGTGTCCGAGCGCGAATGGCAGATCGAGCGCGGCGGCCAGTGGGACAAGGGCAAGGGTTTCGACAGCTTCGGCCCGATCGGCCCCTGGCTGGTCACGCGCGACGAGGTGCCCGATCCGCAGCAGCTCTCGCTGTGGCTCGAGGTCGACGGCCATCGCTACCAGGACGGCAGCACGCGCACCATGATCTTCGGCGTGGCCGAGGTGATCGCCTATCTGTCGCGTTGCATGAGCCTGCAGCCGGGCGACGTGATCTCGACCGGCACGCCCCCCGGCGTCGGCATGGGCGTGAAGCCCGCGCCGGTCTACCTGAAGCCGGGCCAGACCCTGCGCCTGGGCATCGACGGCCTCGGCGAGCAGCGCCAGCTCACGCGCGCGGCCGACTGA
- a CDS encoding H-NS family nucleoid-associated regulatory protein, producing MATYRQLTAQLEKLQQKIDKEREKAITDAIADIKAKIAEYDITPEELGFRSVGVAAKPKKPLPPKYLNPKTGETWSGRGRAPAWLGKNRNRFLIKD from the coding sequence ATGGCGACCTATAGGCAACTGACGGCCCAGCTCGAGAAGCTGCAGCAGAAAATCGACAAGGAGCGCGAAAAGGCCATCACCGACGCGATTGCCGATATCAAGGCGAAAATCGCGGAATACGACATCACGCCCGAAGAGCTCGGTTTCCGCAGCGTCGGCGTCGCCGCGAAACCGAAAAAGCCGCTGCCGCCGAAATACCTGAATCCGAAGACGGGCGAGACCTGGAGCGGCCGCGGCCGCGCCCCGGCCTGGCTGGGCAAGAATCGCAACCGTTTCCTGATCAAGGACTGA
- a CDS encoding GntP family permease codes for MSFIIVLAALAFLMFAAYRGYSVILFAPVAALGAVLLTDPAAVAPVFSGIFMDKMVGFVKLYFPVFLLGAVFGKVIELSGFSEAIVAAAIRYIGRSRANAVIVAVCALLTYGGVSLFVVVFAVYPFAAELYRQSNIPKRLMPGAIALGAFSFTMDSLPGTPQIQNIIPTTFFKTTAWAAPALGTIGSVFIIIVGLSYLEWRRRSAMAKGEGYGTSLVNEPERVETSSLPNPVLAIAPLVLVGVANFALTKWIPQWYGDASYTVPPEVLPGLHAPIATPIKSLVAIWSVEAALLLGILLVVVTAFKRVSAKFASGTKVAVGGALLAAMNTASEYGFGGVIAALPGFLVVSDALKSIPNPLVNAAVSVSSLAGITGSASGGMSIALAAMSDLFIKGAQAAQIPMEVLHRVVAMASGGMDTLPHNGAVITLLAVTGLTHRESYRDIFAVTVIKTLAVFFVIGVYYATGLV; via the coding sequence TTGTCCTTCATCATCGTCCTCGCCGCCCTGGCGTTCCTGATGTTCGCCGCCTATCGCGGCTACAGCGTGATCCTGTTCGCGCCCGTCGCCGCCCTCGGCGCCGTGCTGCTGACCGATCCCGCCGCCGTCGCCCCCGTCTTCTCCGGCATCTTCATGGACAAGATGGTCGGCTTCGTCAAACTCTATTTCCCGGTGTTCCTGCTCGGCGCCGTGTTCGGCAAGGTGATCGAGCTGTCGGGCTTCTCGGAGGCGATCGTCGCCGCCGCGATCCGCTACATCGGCCGCTCGCGCGCCAATGCGGTGATCGTCGCGGTCTGCGCGCTGCTCACCTATGGCGGCGTCTCGCTGTTCGTGGTGGTGTTCGCCGTCTACCCGTTCGCGGCCGAACTGTATCGCCAGAGCAATATCCCGAAGCGGCTGATGCCCGGCGCGATCGCGCTCGGCGCCTTCTCGTTCACGATGGATTCGCTGCCGGGCACGCCGCAGATCCAGAACATCATCCCGACCACCTTCTTCAAGACCACCGCCTGGGCCGCGCCGGCGCTCGGCACGATCGGCTCGGTGTTCATCATCATCGTCGGCCTGAGCTACCTGGAATGGCGCCGCCGCTCGGCGATGGCCAAGGGCGAGGGCTACGGCACCTCGCTGGTCAACGAGCCGGAGCGCGTCGAGACCAGCTCGCTGCCCAACCCGGTGCTGGCGATCGCGCCGCTGGTGCTGGTCGGCGTGGCGAACTTCGCGCTCACCAAGTGGATTCCGCAATGGTATGGCGACGCCAGCTACACGGTGCCGCCCGAGGTGCTGCCCGGCCTGCACGCGCCGATCGCCACGCCGATCAAGTCGCTGGTGGCGATCTGGTCGGTGGAGGCCGCGCTGCTGCTCGGCATCCTGCTGGTGGTGGTCACCGCCTTCAAGCGCGTCAGCGCGAAGTTCGCGAGCGGCACCAAGGTGGCGGTCGGCGGCGCCCTGCTGGCGGCCATGAACACCGCCTCCGAATACGGCTTCGGCGGCGTGATCGCGGCGCTGCCCGGCTTCCTGGTGGTGAGCGACGCGCTCAAGAGCATCCCGAATCCGCTGGTCAACGCGGCCGTGTCGGTCAGCTCGCTGGCGGGCATCACCGGCTCCGCCTCGGGCGGCATGAGCATCGCGCTGGCGGCCATGTCGGACCTGTTCATCAAGGGCGCGCAAGCCGCGCAGATCCCGATGGAAGTGCTGCATCGCGTGGTGGCGATGGCCAGCGGCGGCATGGATACGCTGCCGCACAACGGCGCGGTGATCACGCTGCTGGCGGTCACCGGCCTGACGCACCGCGAGTCGTATCGCGACATCTTCGCCGTCACGGTGATCAAGACGCTCGCGGTGTTCTTCGTGATCGGCGTCTACTACGCCACCGGGCTGGTCTGA
- a CDS encoding DedA family protein/thiosulfate sulfurtransferase GlpE — MLHDLVAQYGPLIVFVNVLAAALGLPVPAMPTLVLFGAMATMHPDMIGIQLVPVLLLSVLAAVLGDSAWYLAGRRFGGRTLKTICRLSLSRDSCVKKTEQFFGRWGVRVLAIARFVPGLSLVSVPMAGALGTNYRTFIGYDALGALLWAAVGLLIGLLFAAQIDWLFSSASQFGQVALVLIGALLVLYMSMRWNRRRALLRQLASARIDVDELDRLLHADPARLPVIIDVRTVEHRRLDPFSIPGALFFDERHVRELSQRYPLSQKFVIYCSCPNEVSAALMAKRLTDFGFTDALALRGGLDAWRDTGRQVEGATPVEPSPVTPAPKAA, encoded by the coding sequence ATGCTGCATGACCTCGTCGCCCAGTACGGACCGCTGATCGTGTTCGTCAATGTGCTGGCTGCCGCGCTCGGCCTGCCCGTGCCCGCGATGCCGACGCTCGTGCTGTTCGGCGCGATGGCGACCATGCATCCCGACATGATCGGCATCCAGTTGGTGCCGGTGCTGCTGCTGTCGGTGCTGGCGGCGGTGCTCGGCGATTCGGCCTGGTACCTGGCCGGGCGCCGCTTCGGCGGACGCACCCTGAAGACGATCTGCCGGCTGTCGCTGTCGCGCGACAGTTGCGTGAAGAAAACCGAGCAGTTCTTCGGTCGCTGGGGCGTGCGCGTGCTTGCGATCGCGCGCTTCGTGCCGGGCCTGTCGCTGGTTTCGGTGCCGATGGCGGGTGCGCTGGGCACCAACTACCGCACCTTCATCGGCTATGACGCGCTCGGCGCGCTGCTGTGGGCGGCCGTCGGCCTGCTGATCGGCCTGCTGTTCGCCGCCCAGATCGACTGGCTGTTCTCCAGCGCGAGCCAGTTCGGCCAGGTGGCCCTGGTGCTGATCGGCGCCCTGCTGGTGCTCTACATGAGCATGCGCTGGAACCGCCGCCGCGCGCTGCTGCGCCAGCTCGCCAGCGCGCGCATCGACGTCGACGAACTCGACCGGCTGCTGCATGCCGACCCGGCGCGCCTGCCGGTGATCATCGACGTGCGCACCGTCGAGCATCGCCGCCTCGATCCGTTCTCGATCCCCGGCGCGCTGTTCTTCGACGAGCGCCATGTGCGCGAGCTCTCGCAGCGTTATCCGCTGTCGCAGAAGTTCGTGATCTACTGCTCCTGCCCGAACGAAGTGTCGGCCGCGCTGATGGCCAAGCGCCTCACCGACTTCGGCTTCACCGACGCGCTGGCGCTGCGCGGCGGGCTCGACGCCTGGCGCGATACCGGCCGCCAAGTGGAGGGTGCCACGCCCGTCGAGCCCTCGCCCGTCACGCCGGCGCCGAAGGCGGCCTGA
- a CDS encoding GNAT family N-acetyltransferase has translation MTVRNLDALFRPKSVAVVGASRRAGSIGAIVWGRVLDGGFAGPAWPVNPKYDELNGQRVFARVSQLPEAPSLAIVCTPPATWPGIVKQLGARGARGVILVGEARTAAERASVERALEAARPHLLRVVGPGSLGVITPHLNAHFGAPAYRVNAGGVAWVSQSNALTNAALGWAHARGLGFSHAVALGDEADVDAGDVLDYLASDPGTRAILLELDSVKSARKFMSAARAAARNKPVLALRTGRADPGDALYTAAFQRAGMVRVEALDDLLDEVETLGVGRIANSNAATVITSDAGVAKLAVDALGAAGDLRLAPWPAAATEALAAVLPLPRGIEAGNPLLLGDDARPEAFGAAVRALGAHGAAGTLFVVHATSHNAPVEAVARELIEAQRSASRGIVACFFGGVDAATRDALHAHGIPVHTTPQRLARAYARLVDYRLGRELLMQTPEGSPPEPPPSVVQAQEAARAALARGPAELDGAQAAAWLAHFGLQGVQTDADARDIIVEVTVEMHDDQNFGPVFRYSVPAADGVSAPLVVYGLPPFNTVLARAVVRRSPYSRRAEPEPLLEALMALSQAVCEVRELVALSLVLRVLPRHVTIRDARLRFAAGRGRLAIMPYPRRLEQQLEWRGRTMTVRPIRPEDEAAHTALLGAMTPDDLRMRFFGSIRSFDHSQVARMTQIDYDREMALIATADDDDGQRQTLGVVRAVADPDNETAEFAIAIRPDQKGSGLGRLLMGQIIDYARSRGTHWLIGEALRENGAMIGLARASGFAVSAGEEPGVVAFRLKLRD, from the coding sequence GTGACCGTCCGCAATCTCGATGCCTTGTTTCGACCGAAGTCCGTCGCGGTGGTGGGCGCGTCCCGCCGCGCCGGCAGCATCGGCGCGATCGTCTGGGGCCGCGTGCTCGACGGCGGCTTCGCCGGCCCCGCCTGGCCCGTCAATCCCAAGTACGACGAACTGAATGGGCAACGCGTGTTCGCGCGCGTCTCGCAACTGCCCGAGGCGCCTTCGCTGGCGATCGTCTGCACGCCGCCGGCCACCTGGCCCGGCATCGTCAAGCAGCTCGGCGCGCGGGGCGCGCGCGGCGTGATCCTGGTCGGCGAGGCACGCACGGCCGCCGAGCGCGCCTCGGTCGAGCGCGCGCTGGAGGCGGCCCGGCCGCACCTGCTGCGCGTGGTCGGTCCCGGCAGCCTCGGCGTGATCACGCCGCACCTGAACGCGCATTTCGGCGCACCGGCCTATCGCGTGAATGCCGGCGGCGTGGCCTGGGTCTCGCAATCGAACGCGCTCACCAATGCCGCGCTCGGCTGGGCGCACGCGCGCGGCCTCGGCTTCTCGCACGCGGTGGCGCTCGGCGACGAGGCCGACGTCGACGCGGGCGACGTGCTCGACTACCTGGCCAGCGATCCCGGCACGCGCGCGATCCTGCTCGAACTCGACAGCGTGAAATCGGCGCGCAAGTTCATGTCGGCGGCGCGGGCGGCGGCGCGCAACAAGCCGGTGCTGGCGCTGCGCACCGGGCGCGCCGATCCGGGCGACGCGCTCTACACGGCCGCCTTCCAGCGGGCTGGCATGGTGCGCGTCGAGGCGCTCGACGACCTGCTCGACGAGGTCGAGACGCTCGGTGTCGGCCGCATCGCGAACAGCAATGCAGCCACCGTGATCACCAGCGATGCCGGCGTGGCGAAGCTCGCCGTCGACGCGCTCGGCGCGGCTGGCGATCTGCGCTTGGCGCCGTGGCCGGCCGCGGCCACCGAGGCGCTGGCCGCGGTGCTGCCGCTGCCGCGCGGCATCGAGGCGGGCAACCCCCTGCTGCTCGGTGACGACGCGCGGCCCGAGGCGTTCGGTGCCGCGGTGCGAGCGCTCGGCGCGCACGGCGCGGCGGGCACGCTGTTCGTGGTGCATGCCACCTCGCACAACGCGCCCGTCGAGGCCGTGGCGCGCGAGTTGATCGAGGCGCAGCGAAGCGCCTCGCGCGGCATCGTCGCCTGCTTCTTCGGCGGCGTCGACGCGGCCACGCGCGATGCGCTGCACGCGCACGGCATCCCCGTGCACACCACGCCGCAGCGCCTGGCGCGCGCCTACGCGCGGCTGGTCGACTACCGGCTTGGCCGCGAGCTGCTGATGCAGACGCCCGAAGGTTCGCCGCCCGAGCCGCCGCCCTCGGTGGTGCAAGCGCAGGAGGCAGCGCGCGCTGCGCTCGCGCGGGGCCCGGCCGAACTCGACGGCGCGCAGGCCGCCGCCTGGCTCGCGCATTTCGGGCTGCAGGGCGTGCAGACCGACGCGGATGCGCGCGACATCATCGTCGAGGTCACGGTCGAGATGCATGACGACCAGAACTTCGGCCCGGTATTCCGTTACTCGGTGCCGGCGGCGGACGGCGTGTCGGCGCCGCTGGTGGTCTATGGGCTGCCGCCTTTCAACACGGTGCTGGCGCGCGCCGTGGTGCGCCGCTCGCCCTATTCGCGCCGCGCCGAGCCCGAGCCGCTGCTCGAGGCGCTGATGGCGCTGTCGCAGGCGGTCTGCGAGGTGCGCGAGCTGGTGGCCCTGTCGCTGGTGCTGCGGGTGCTGCCCCGGCACGTGACGATCCGCGACGCGCGGCTGCGTTTCGCGGCGGGGCGCGGACGGCTCGCGATCATGCCGTATCCGCGCCGCCTGGAGCAGCAGCTCGAATGGCGCGGCCGGACCATGACGGTGCGGCCGATCCGCCCCGAGGACGAGGCCGCGCACACGGCGCTGCTCGGCGCGATGACGCCCGACGATCTGCGCATGCGCTTCTTCGGCTCGATCCGCAGCTTCGATCACTCGCAGGTCGCGCGCATGACGCAGATCGACTACGACCGCGAGATGGCGCTGATCGCCACCGCCGACGATGACGACGGGCAGCGGCAGACGCTGGGCGTGGTGCGCGCGGTGGCCGATCCGGACAACGAAACCGCCGAGTTCGCGATCGCGATCCGTCCTGACCAGAAGGGCAGCGGGCTGGGGCGGCTGCTGATGGGGCAGATCATCGACTACGCGCGCTCGCGCGGCACGCACTGGCTGATCGGCGAGGCCTTGCGCGAGAACGGCGCGATGATCGGCCTGGCGCGTGCCTCGGGCTTCGCGGTGAGCGCGGGCGAGGAGCCGGGCGTGGTCGCGTTCCGCTTGAAGCTGCGGGATTGA
- a CDS encoding N-acyl amino acid synthase FeeM domain-containing protein: protein MRDEADLERVLAMRRAAYGRHTPEFAAGMTIEAGDRRDDTVLLLAESRLDREAIGTMPIQTNRHGPLPLEGSVALPDWLDGCRLAEATRLAVRGGMIGRAVKVALCKALFLHCRSAAIDWMVITARSPLDREYQAMLFEDVHGRPEFFPMAHVGGMPHRVLAKRVDAARRRWAEVRHPLYGYVFDTHHPDIDVSVPEA from the coding sequence GTGCGCGACGAGGCCGACCTCGAACGCGTGCTGGCGATGCGCCGCGCGGCCTATGGCCGGCACACGCCCGAGTTCGCGGCCGGCATGACGATCGAGGCCGGCGACCGGCGCGACGACACGGTGCTGCTGCTGGCCGAATCGCGGCTCGATCGCGAGGCGATCGGCACCATGCCGATCCAGACCAACCGGCACGGCCCGCTGCCGCTGGAAGGCTCGGTGGCGCTGCCCGACTGGCTGGACGGCTGCCGGCTGGCCGAGGCGACCCGGCTCGCGGTGCGCGGCGGCATGATCGGCCGCGCCGTCAAGGTCGCGCTCTGCAAGGCGCTGTTCCTCCATTGCCGCTCGGCCGCGATCGACTGGATGGTGATCACCGCGCGCTCGCCGCTCGATCGCGAATACCAGGCGATGCTGTTCGAGGATGTGCATGGCAGGCCCGAGTTCTTCCCGATGGCGCATGTCGGCGGCATGCCGCATCGTGTGCTCGCCAAGCGGGTCGACGCGGCGCGCCGGCGCTGGGCCGAGGTGCGGCACCCGCTGTACGGCTATGTGTTCGACACCCATCATCCCGACATCGACGTGAGCGTGCCCGAAGCCTGA
- a CDS encoding sigma-54 interaction domain-containing protein, with translation MMNDWSNLPAGYGDVLTRAAESLFRTFEHSSAGTLIVDRDARVVWINSRYAARFGFADPRTAIGLDCEAVIPHSLMREVVATGRPILLDIMETGREPLVVTRLPLVDEAGETVGAIGFALFDELKTLTPLFARYMQVQQDLLAAQRSLAQARRPKYTFASFVGTSAASLETKRQARRAALVDAPVLLLGETGTGKELLAHAIHAASARAARPLVTVNVAAIPDALLETEFFGAAPGAYTGADRKGRVGKFELADGGSLLLDEIGDMPLPLQGKLLRVLQDKEFEPVGSNRIVRADVRIIAATSADLPALVAAGRFRADLYYRLNVLTLNLPPLRERASDIEALVYTMLEELAAQHGHAAHCTLAADALRLLAAHAWPGNVRELRNTLERALMLSDSAVIDARVLAPFVGIALPAGATGPASGGLPEEPGGMREARAFALDAGESDAGDAALADRAPSAMVAPATVSYAAAFADWERRFLSEALAASGGRVAEAAARIGIGRATLYKKIAALGLDA, from the coding sequence ATGATGAACGACTGGTCGAACCTGCCGGCGGGTTACGGCGACGTGCTCACGCGCGCGGCCGAATCGCTGTTCCGCACCTTCGAGCATTCGAGCGCCGGCACCCTGATCGTCGATCGCGACGCGCGCGTGGTCTGGATCAATTCGCGTTATGCCGCGCGTTTCGGTTTCGCCGATCCGAGGACGGCGATCGGGCTGGACTGCGAGGCGGTGATCCCGCACAGCCTGATGCGCGAGGTGGTCGCCACCGGGCGGCCGATCCTGCTCGACATCATGGAGACCGGCCGCGAACCGCTGGTGGTCACGCGCCTGCCGCTGGTCGACGAGGCCGGCGAGACGGTCGGCGCGATCGGCTTCGCGCTGTTCGACGAGCTGAAGACGCTGACGCCGCTGTTCGCGCGCTACATGCAGGTGCAACAGGACCTGCTGGCCGCGCAGCGCTCGCTGGCGCAGGCGCGCCGCCCCAAGTACACCTTCGCGAGCTTCGTCGGCACCAGCGCGGCCAGCCTGGAAACCAAGCGCCAGGCGCGGCGCGCGGCGCTGGTCGACGCGCCGGTGCTGCTGCTCGGCGAAACCGGTACCGGCAAGGAGCTGCTCGCGCACGCGATCCATGCCGCCTCGGCGCGCGCGGCCCGGCCGCTGGTCACCGTCAACGTGGCCGCGATCCCCGACGCGCTGCTGGAAACCGAGTTCTTCGGCGCCGCGCCGGGGGCCTACACCGGCGCGGATCGCAAGGGGCGGGTCGGCAAGTTCGAGCTGGCCGACGGCGGCTCGCTGCTGCTCGACGAGATCGGCGACATGCCGCTGCCGTTGCAGGGCAAGCTGTTGCGCGTGCTGCAGGACAAGGAGTTCGAGCCGGTCGGCTCGAACCGCATCGTGCGCGCCGACGTGCGCATCATCGCGGCGACCTCGGCCGACCTGCCGGCGCTGGTCGCCGCCGGGCGCTTCCGCGCCGATCTCTATTACCGGCTGAACGTCCTCACACTGAACCTGCCGCCGCTGCGCGAGCGCGCCTCCGATATCGAGGCGCTGGTCTACACCATGCTCGAGGAGCTGGCCGCGCAACACGGCCATGCCGCGCACTGCACGCTGGCCGCCGACGCGCTGCGCCTGCTCGCCGCGCATGCCTGGCCCGGCAACGTGCGCGAGTTGCGCAACACGCTGGAGCGGGCGCTGATGTTGTCGGACAGCGCGGTGATCGACGCGCGCGTGCTGGCACCCTTCGTCGGCATCGCCCTGCCGGCTGGCGCGACGGGGCCGGCGAGCGGCGGTTTGCCGGAGGAGCCGGGCGGGATGCGCGAGGCGCGTGCCTTCGCGCTCGACGCCGGCGAATCTGATGCGGGGGATGCCGCCCTGGCCGATCGGGCGCCGAGCGCGATGGTTGCGCCGGCAACGGTTTCCTATGCAGCGGCCTTCGCCGACTGGGAGCGCCGCTTTTTGAGCGAGGCGCTGGCGGCCAGCGGCGGCCGCGTCGCCGAGGCGGCCGCGCGGATCGGCATCGGCCGCGCGACGCTCTACAAGAAGATCGCCGCGCTCGGCCTCGACGCCTGA
- a CDS encoding IclR family transcriptional regulator, giving the protein MPTTSAALANSATSPCTPEEVERYRAPALDKGLDILELLAQRKEGLTRTEITKQLGRNASEIYRMLERLVARQYVTRSSSGDRYTLSLKLFALAHRHPPMNRLIDEALPPMQRFADTAGQSCHLSVHDRGGLLVIAQVDDPGAWGITVRLGSRVGLTDTASGQLMLAFQTPGQREHMLGEHAKLADANGLDEAAFEAAAIGARQQGCLRQASRRALGVTDIAVPVLGPSGQAIAVLTCPYVQRVDTRCAPTLDEATELLRRTAEGLSMASLQAA; this is encoded by the coding sequence ATGCCGACCACATCTGCCGCTCTCGCGAATTCCGCCACCTCCCCGTGCACGCCCGAGGAAGTCGAGCGCTATCGCGCACCGGCGCTCGACAAGGGACTCGATATCCTCGAACTGCTCGCGCAACGCAAGGAAGGCCTGACCCGCACCGAGATCACCAAGCAGCTCGGCCGCAACGCCAGCGAGATCTACCGCATGCTCGAGCGCCTGGTGGCACGCCAGTACGTGACGCGCTCCTCGTCCGGCGACCGCTACACGTTGAGCCTCAAGCTGTTCGCGCTGGCCCACCGCCATCCGCCGATGAACCGGCTGATCGACGAGGCGCTGCCGCCGATGCAGCGCTTCGCCGACACGGCCGGGCAATCCTGCCACCTGAGCGTCCACGACCGCGGCGGCCTGCTGGTGATCGCCCAGGTCGACGACCCGGGCGCCTGGGGCATCACGGTGCGGCTCGGCTCGCGCGTCGGGCTCACCGATACCGCCTCGGGACAATTGATGCTGGCGTTCCAGACGCCGGGCCAGCGCGAGCACATGCTCGGCGAGCACGCGAAACTCGCCGACGCGAACGGCCTCGACGAAGCCGCCTTCGAGGCAGCCGCCATCGGCGCGCGGCAGCAGGGTTGCCTGCGTCAGGCGTCTCGCCGGGCCCTGGGTGTTACCGATATCGCCGTTCCGGTGCTCGGGCCTTCGGGGCAGGCCATCGCGGTGCTGACCTGCCCTTACGTGCAGCGCGTCGACACGCGCTGCGCGCCGACGCTCGACGAAGCCACCGAGCTGCTGCGGCGAACCGCCGAAGGCCTGTCGATGGCCAGCCTGCAGGCAGCCTGA